From Gordonia crocea, the proteins below share one genomic window:
- a CDS encoding TrmH family RNA methyltransferase — MPDPASLPVQIIDITDPDDERVDDFRDLNSVDRRPDLPALPGGRPGKGLVIAEGVLVVQRMVASRFAPHAFLGVDRRLGELSETLVTTDDPAAVPFYRADADVMAQVVGFHLNRGVLGVARRPAGLDVSAALAGASVVAVLEGVNDHENIGSIFRNAAGLGVDAVLFGSGCADPLYRRCVRVSMGHALLVPLAKLPEWPGELELLAHHGFTTVSLTPDPAVPLLAEAVESVDKVAFLVGAEGPGLSAAAMRASHVRARIPMSRGTDSLNVATAAAIGFYELARSN, encoded by the coding sequence GTGCCCGACCCCGCGAGTCTTCCCGTGCAGATCATCGACATCACCGATCCCGACGACGAGCGCGTCGACGATTTCCGCGACCTGAACTCCGTCGACCGCCGGCCCGACCTGCCCGCGCTACCCGGCGGCCGGCCCGGCAAGGGGCTGGTCATCGCCGAGGGGGTGCTGGTGGTGCAGCGCATGGTGGCCTCCCGGTTCGCCCCGCACGCGTTTCTCGGTGTCGACCGGCGGCTCGGCGAACTGTCCGAGACCCTGGTGACCACCGACGATCCGGCGGCGGTGCCGTTCTACCGCGCCGACGCCGACGTGATGGCGCAGGTGGTGGGGTTCCACCTCAACCGCGGGGTACTCGGCGTCGCCCGGCGCCCGGCCGGGCTCGACGTGTCGGCCGCGTTGGCCGGTGCCTCCGTCGTCGCGGTGCTCGAGGGCGTCAACGACCACGAGAACATCGGCTCGATTTTCCGCAACGCCGCCGGATTGGGCGTCGACGCGGTGTTGTTCGGATCGGGATGCGCCGATCCGCTGTACCGGCGCTGCGTCCGGGTCTCGATGGGGCACGCGTTGCTGGTGCCGCTCGCGAAACTGCCGGAGTGGCCCGGGGAGCTGGAGTTGTTGGCGCACCACGGGTTCACCACCGTGTCGCTGACCCCGGATCCGGCGGTCCCGTTGCTGGCCGAGGCGGTCGAGTCGGTGGACAAGGTGGCCTTCCTCGTCGGCGCGGAAGGGCCGGGACTGTCGGCCGCGGCCATGCGCGCCAGCCACGTGCGCGCCCGCATCCCGATGAGCCGCGGAACCGACTCGTTGAACGTCGCGACGGCCGCGGCCATCGGCTTCTACGAGCTCGCCAGAAGCAACTGA
- a CDS encoding lipase family protein — protein MPNEPFNMGPIPKEIPDAINRVVPPAPFPHFTRIPQRAKTPGFSHRMQELREAVLPDPTGDPFFDRWAPDLSRRSPGELLARRDVTWPAGLLVTAPISRATQVKFATRDAMGRPSYGTATILVPRDPWRGRGARPILVNNLPIDSLGAACTAGMTLAHGVSIATGFTDFFPPSTQLALVRGYTVVVPDHQGPRQSYAEPVVAGHIVLDSLRAAANLDRNKFGKSRIGMTGYSGGAIATNGAANLIGSYAPELAPRMVGAALGGVPADFQMLVGSMNANLATGLFHAATFGIARERPDILKMANHAAQWFATSPLKNVCMIPEGLAGQTFLPMQAFSNDPDPFHSPLAYKVYAATKMADHKAEVPLYIYNGTYEWWIPAAGARNLFRSQCRLGATAAYREVFGEHGLAAVAGYPEAVMWLDERLQGIPAKNECPRELRPRHSR, from the coding sequence ATGCCGAACGAGCCGTTCAACATGGGCCCCATTCCCAAGGAGATCCCCGACGCGATCAATCGGGTCGTCCCGCCCGCCCCCTTCCCACATTTCACACGGATTCCGCAGCGCGCCAAGACGCCGGGGTTCAGTCATCGGATGCAGGAGTTGCGCGAGGCGGTTCTGCCCGACCCCACCGGTGACCCCTTCTTCGACCGGTGGGCGCCAGACCTCTCGAGGCGCAGCCCTGGCGAGCTTCTCGCCCGCCGCGATGTCACCTGGCCTGCCGGGTTGCTCGTGACCGCGCCAATCTCGCGAGCGACGCAGGTGAAATTTGCAACCCGCGACGCGATGGGGCGCCCGTCGTACGGGACCGCGACGATTCTGGTGCCGCGAGACCCGTGGCGCGGTCGCGGAGCCCGGCCGATACTGGTGAACAACCTGCCGATCGACTCCCTCGGCGCCGCCTGCACTGCCGGGATGACGCTGGCGCACGGGGTGAGCATCGCCACGGGGTTTACCGACTTCTTCCCGCCCAGCACCCAACTCGCCCTAGTCCGCGGGTACACCGTGGTTGTGCCGGACCACCAAGGCCCGCGGCAATCGTACGCGGAACCGGTGGTGGCCGGGCACATCGTGCTCGACTCGTTGCGTGCCGCGGCCAACTTGGACCGCAACAAGTTTGGCAAGAGTCGGATCGGGATGACCGGCTATTCCGGCGGGGCCATAGCGACAAACGGCGCGGCCAATCTCATCGGTTCCTATGCGCCGGAGCTGGCCCCCAGAATGGTCGGTGCGGCACTGGGCGGGGTGCCCGCCGACTTTCAGATGCTGGTCGGATCGATGAACGCCAATCTGGCAACGGGACTGTTCCACGCCGCCACTTTCGGAATCGCCCGGGAGCGCCCGGACATCCTGAAGATGGCCAACCACGCCGCACAGTGGTTTGCGACCTCTCCGTTGAAGAACGTGTGTATGATCCCCGAGGGCTTGGCAGGCCAGACCTTCCTGCCGATGCAGGCATTCTCCAACGACCCAGACCCATTCCACTCGCCCCTGGCCTACAAGGTTTACGCCGCCACGAAGATGGCTGATCACAAGGCAGAGGTGCCGCTCTACATCTACAACGGCACCTACGAGTGGTGGATTCCGGCGGCCGGGGCCCGCAACCTGTTCCGTAGCCAGTGTCGGCTCGGGGCGACCGCGGCGTATCGAGAGGTATTCGGTGAGCACGGACTGGCCGCGGTGGCGGGCTATCCAGAAGCGGTGATGTGGCTCGACGAGCGGTTGCAGGGTATTCCAGCCAAGAACGAGTGTCCGCGCGAATTGCGGCCGCGCCACAGTCGTTAG
- the sepH gene encoding septation protein SepH: protein MRELRVTSVDADASYVICVDETGEKFRIPADDRLRAAARGDVTRLGQIQIEMESALRPREIQARIRAGASVEEVAAAAATTVERVQRFAHPVLLERGRAAELIRAAHPMREDGPALATLDQVVTAALRARGLNPTAVVWDAWKSEDGHWVGQLAWRVGHTENHAHWRYQPGAQGGTAEPLDNTADELVHPESGARHQLQPVADPAESVTVNADDVISAQRGPTDEPDQARPRHARRNPQPPPAAAPPPAPPAPVEDTETPAEAAAEPAEPAPRKRGRKQRKPEVPGWEEVLLGVRSTPHQQ from the coding sequence ATGCGGGAGCTGCGCGTCACGAGCGTTGACGCCGATGCCAGCTACGTCATCTGCGTCGACGAGACGGGCGAGAAGTTCCGCATCCCCGCCGACGACCGACTCCGCGCTGCTGCGCGCGGCGATGTCACCCGCCTCGGCCAGATCCAGATCGAGATGGAGTCGGCCCTGCGGCCGCGCGAGATCCAGGCCCGTATCCGGGCCGGCGCCAGCGTGGAGGAGGTTGCCGCGGCCGCGGCCACCACGGTCGAGCGGGTGCAGCGCTTCGCCCACCCGGTCCTGCTCGAGCGCGGTCGCGCAGCCGAACTGATCCGGGCGGCCCACCCGATGCGCGAGGACGGGCCGGCGCTGGCCACTCTCGACCAGGTGGTCACCGCAGCCCTGCGCGCCCGCGGACTCAATCCGACCGCCGTCGTCTGGGATGCGTGGAAGTCCGAGGACGGGCACTGGGTCGGCCAACTGGCGTGGCGCGTCGGGCACACCGAGAACCACGCCCATTGGCGATACCAACCGGGCGCCCAGGGCGGTACCGCCGAGCCGCTGGACAACACCGCCGACGAGCTGGTCCACCCCGAGTCCGGCGCACGCCACCAGCTGCAGCCGGTGGCCGACCCGGCCGAGTCGGTGACCGTCAACGCCGACGACGTGATCTCGGCTCAGCGAGGCCCCACCGACGAACCGGACCAGGCCCGCCCCCGCCACGCCCGCCGCAATCCGCAGCCGCCGCCCGCCGCGGCGCCGCCGCCCGCACCACCGGCCCCGGTCGAAGACACCGAGACCCCGGCGGAAGCGGCCGCCGAACCCGCCGAACCGGCTCCCCGCAAACGCGGCCGCAAGCAGCGCAAGCCCGAGGTACCGGGCTGGGAGGAAGTCCTCCTCGGCGTGCGCAGCACCCCGCACCAGCAGTAG
- the serC gene encoding phosphoserine transaminase has protein sequence MTDTAQITIPADLLPRDGRFGCGPSKVRPEQLQSLVDTGASVFGTSHRQAPVKNVVGDIRAGLAQLFSLPDGYEVVLSNGGTTAFWDAAAFGLVRKQALNLTYGEFSSKFATVTKKAPWLDDPKVISTDPGTAPDPAAITADDAAGVDVIGWAHNETSTGVAVPVLRPAAAGDALVAIDATSGAGGLSVDVATTDAYYFAPQKCFASDGGIWVALMSPAALERVAEIAATDRYIPEFLSLSTAVDNSSKNQTYNTPAVGSLLLFKNQIEWMNANGGLDWCVSRTADSSSRLYSWAEKTSYTTPFADEAHRSQVVGTIDFDDSVDAAAVAKALRANGVVDTEPYRKLGRNQLRIGMFPAIDPDDITALTASIDYVVERL, from the coding sequence ATGACCGACACCGCGCAGATCACCATCCCCGCCGACCTGCTTCCCCGCGACGGCCGCTTCGGCTGTGGGCCGTCCAAGGTCCGCCCCGAGCAATTGCAGTCCCTGGTCGACACCGGCGCCTCGGTGTTCGGCACCAGTCACCGCCAGGCCCCGGTGAAGAACGTGGTCGGCGATATCCGCGCCGGACTCGCCCAGCTCTTCTCGCTGCCCGACGGCTACGAGGTCGTCCTGTCCAACGGCGGCACCACCGCGTTCTGGGACGCTGCCGCCTTCGGCCTGGTCCGCAAGCAGGCGCTGAACCTGACCTACGGCGAGTTCTCCTCGAAGTTCGCCACCGTCACCAAGAAGGCCCCGTGGCTCGACGACCCGAAGGTGATCAGCACCGACCCGGGCACCGCGCCGGACCCGGCCGCCATCACCGCCGACGACGCGGCCGGCGTCGACGTCATCGGCTGGGCCCACAACGAGACCTCGACCGGTGTCGCCGTGCCGGTGCTGCGCCCCGCGGCCGCCGGCGACGCGCTGGTCGCCATCGACGCCACGTCGGGTGCGGGCGGCCTGTCGGTCGACGTCGCCACCACCGACGCCTACTACTTCGCCCCGCAGAAGTGCTTCGCCTCCGACGGCGGCATCTGGGTGGCGCTGATGAGCCCGGCCGCGCTCGAGCGCGTCGCCGAGATCGCCGCCACCGACCGGTACATCCCCGAATTCCTGTCGCTGTCGACCGCGGTCGACAACAGCTCCAAGAACCAGACGTACAACACCCCGGCCGTCGGGTCGCTGCTGCTGTTCAAGAACCAGATCGAGTGGATGAACGCCAACGGCGGCCTCGACTGGTGCGTCTCGCGGACCGCCGATTCCAGCTCGCGGCTGTACTCCTGGGCCGAGAAGACCTCGTACACAACGCCGTTCGCCGACGAGGCGCACCGCAGCCAGGTCGTCGGGACCATCGACTTCGACGACTCGGTCGATGCCGCCGCCGTCGCCAAGGCGCTGCGCGCCAACGGGGTGGTCGACACCGAGCCGTACCGCAAGTTGGGTCGCAACCAGCTGCGGATCGGCATGTTCCCGGCCATCGATCCCGACGACATCACCGCGTTGACCGCGAGCATCGACTACGTCGTCGAACGCCTCTGA
- a CDS encoding ABC transporter ATP-binding protein, whose amino-acid sequence MSDVVEVSGLVKKFGSFAALDGLDLRVGEGEIAGFLGPNGAGKSTAIRVLLGMYRHDGGTARVFGADPFADAVAIHSRLAYVPGDVSLWPQLTGGECIDVLLRLRGADPAASRKGELIERFELDPTKRSGTYSKGNWQKVALVAAFAIGAELLILDEPTSGLDPLMAQQFQTCVQEASRRGSAVLMSSHILSEVEELCESVTIIRSGRTVQAGTLAELRHLRRSRVRATIVGDGAENLRRLAGVHDFESSAGPDGTDLSFTVAEDDLGDVTRTLGTMSVARLLVEPPSLEELFLHAYGAA is encoded by the coding sequence ATGAGCGATGTCGTCGAGGTGTCCGGGCTGGTCAAGAAGTTCGGTTCCTTCGCCGCCTTGGACGGGCTGGACCTGCGCGTCGGAGAGGGGGAGATCGCCGGGTTCCTCGGGCCCAACGGCGCGGGCAAGTCGACGGCGATCCGGGTGCTGCTGGGGATGTACCGCCACGACGGCGGCACCGCCCGGGTGTTCGGGGCGGACCCGTTCGCCGACGCGGTGGCGATCCATTCGCGGCTGGCCTATGTTCCCGGCGACGTGAGCCTGTGGCCGCAGCTCACCGGCGGTGAGTGCATCGACGTGCTGCTGCGCCTGCGCGGCGCCGATCCGGCGGCCAGCCGCAAGGGTGAACTGATCGAGCGCTTCGAACTGGACCCCACCAAGCGCAGCGGTACCTATTCCAAGGGGAACTGGCAGAAGGTGGCGCTCGTCGCGGCCTTTGCCATCGGCGCCGAGCTGTTGATCCTCGACGAGCCCACGTCGGGCCTCGATCCGCTGATGGCCCAACAGTTCCAGACCTGCGTGCAGGAGGCCTCCCGGCGCGGCAGTGCGGTGCTGATGTCGAGCCACATCCTCAGCGAGGTCGAGGAGTTGTGCGAGTCGGTCACCATCATCCGATCCGGGCGCACCGTGCAGGCCGGCACCCTTGCCGAGCTGCGCCACCTGCGTCGATCCCGGGTCCGCGCCACCATCGTCGGGGACGGCGCGGAGAACCTGCGCCGGTTGGCCGGGGTCCACGACTTCGAGTCGAGCGCCGGGCCCGACGGGACCGACCTGTCGTTCACCGTCGCCGAGGACGACCTGGGCGACGTGACGCGCACGCTGGGGACGATGTCGGTCGCGCGGCTGCTGGTGGAGCCGCCGAGCCTGGAGGAGCTGTTCCTGCACGCGTACGGGGCGGCATGA
- a CDS encoding ABC transporter permease: MSASIASVGILTRLNLRRERIIAPVTVVILLATNAATVSSITTLYGTAAERQSLAAGAAANSAFKLLLGPLEHLQSTAAIASWRAGLFMIAATAVCAALMVTRLTRKEEELGRVELVRAARTGALAPIAAALIVAIGFALVVGVGMAALMASAGATPTEAAVVGGQYASTSLAAIGLAALTAQVATTARLANLIAVSTVLGGYVLRGVADAAGWEWLRWTNPVGWAQQMDPFGANRWWPAAASVAFFAVGVLGAAWVNGRRDLGGGLIAPRPGPPSSSVSSIGALTARLDRAGFVGWAIGIGVFALLIGVLVNAATELAGDNPQMVDYLHRLGGPGELTKVFFAVIMTYLGFAATAWAVTAVSRSRSDEAEGRAELLLATSVSRSGYLGAQLALVVVGIVVLLAVSGLLVGVGAGIVTGDWATMFSAAVRAAAVQISAALVIGVAAVAWYAAAPRFAVGGGWAMVVGAFLLGPMGELFGLPQWVRDLSPFTHLPAVPSAPMHWPPVVVLLVVAAVLAGVAWWRFRRRNVEGK; this comes from the coding sequence ATGAGCGCGTCGATCGCCTCGGTCGGCATCCTGACGCGGCTGAACCTGCGGCGGGAGCGGATCATCGCGCCGGTCACCGTGGTGATCCTGCTCGCGACGAATGCCGCGACGGTGTCGTCGATCACCACCCTCTACGGGACGGCGGCGGAACGGCAGTCGCTGGCCGCCGGCGCCGCTGCCAACTCGGCATTCAAACTGCTCCTCGGCCCGCTCGAGCACCTGCAGTCCACCGCGGCCATCGCGTCCTGGCGTGCCGGGCTGTTCATGATCGCCGCGACGGCGGTCTGCGCCGCCCTGATGGTGACCCGGTTGACGCGCAAGGAGGAGGAGCTGGGCCGGGTGGAGTTGGTGCGCGCGGCGCGGACCGGCGCCCTGGCCCCGATCGCCGCGGCGCTGATCGTGGCCATCGGGTTCGCCCTCGTCGTCGGGGTGGGGATGGCGGCCCTGATGGCCTCGGCCGGGGCCACGCCGACCGAGGCCGCCGTCGTCGGCGGCCAATACGCCAGTACGTCGCTCGCGGCCATCGGGTTGGCCGCCCTCACCGCCCAGGTGGCCACGACGGCGCGCCTGGCGAACCTGATCGCGGTCTCGACCGTGCTGGGCGGATACGTCCTGCGCGGCGTCGCCGACGCGGCCGGGTGGGAGTGGTTGCGCTGGACCAATCCGGTGGGCTGGGCCCAGCAGATGGATCCGTTCGGCGCGAACCGCTGGTGGCCGGCGGCGGCGAGCGTCGCGTTCTTCGCCGTCGGCGTCCTCGGCGCGGCGTGGGTCAACGGTCGCCGCGATCTGGGCGGGGGCTTGATCGCGCCGCGCCCGGGGCCGCCGTCGTCGTCGGTCTCCTCGATCGGCGCGCTCACCGCGCGGCTCGACCGCGCCGGGTTCGTCGGTTGGGCGATCGGTATCGGCGTCTTCGCCTTGCTGATCGGGGTGCTGGTGAACGCGGCGACGGAGTTGGCCGGCGACAACCCGCAGATGGTCGACTACCTGCACCGGCTCGGCGGGCCGGGCGAACTGACCAAGGTCTTCTTCGCCGTCATCATGACCTACCTGGGCTTTGCCGCGACGGCGTGGGCGGTGACCGCGGTGAGCCGTTCCCGGTCCGACGAGGCGGAGGGCCGGGCCGAACTGCTGCTGGCGACGTCGGTCTCCCGGTCGGGCTACCTCGGCGCACAGCTGGCGCTGGTGGTCGTCGGGATCGTCGTGCTGTTGGCGGTGTCGGGGCTGCTCGTCGGCGTCGGGGCCGGGATCGTCACCGGTGACTGGGCGACCATGTTCAGTGCTGCGGTGCGTGCCGCCGCGGTCCAGATCTCGGCCGCTTTGGTGATCGGTGTCGCCGCCGTGGCCTGGTATGCCGCGGCGCCCCGGTTTGCCGTCGGCGGCGGTTGGGCCATGGTCGTCGGCGCTTTCCTCCTCGGTCCGATGGGGGAGTTGTTCGGCCTGCCCCAATGGGTCCGCGACCTCTCGCCGTTCACCCACCTGCCGGCGGTGCCCTCGGCGCCCATGCACTGGCCGCCGGTGGTGGTGCTGCTGGTCGTCGCGGCTGTGCTCGCCGGCGTCGCGTGGTGGCGGTTCCGCCGTCGCAACGTCGAGGGGAAGTGA
- a CDS encoding NAD(P)/FAD-dependent oxidoreductase, producing MRLGKRAVVLGGSIAGMTAAGAAAPYFDEVLVLERDIIGEEAEHRRGVPQSKHPHFLLNSGRRALNQIYPGFEDGLIDAGGLHLMPSQAAAHCEGAGWVPRGETTMTMVFSSRLLIERTLRDKMAQVANIVVEEGVSVAGLETVGDPAGDGRVTGVWVTGGEAGRRLVEADLVVDALGRGSAVSKWLEKAGWPEVPVQSLDAGVTYTSRWYQKPADLPDEWWWEQMSVMPTADTGPHPPEHDFLCQIFPIERDRVLVTMGSWGHPMPREEDEFVEATRKVRAPAFGAAVAQCEPISKVFVTKSTGNRRRRYDRLDHPPAGLVVIGDAICGFNPFYAQGMSSAGKSAVLLGERLGATDRIDADFTTGYFAAQRQLLDDIWTLALARDQGYENAEGTEIPPRWRQRLAYRASWPIFNHISATTREDKKVEQHFTAVFNLDESVTDMVKSPRVLAGLAWFGVKRLFGRTRKPLGYDSQQNPPSDIWRDGKPVPGGRAQRLGKPSQTAGVAG from the coding sequence ATGAGGCTTGGGAAACGTGCGGTCGTGCTGGGCGGCAGCATCGCCGGGATGACTGCCGCCGGTGCCGCGGCACCGTACTTCGACGAGGTGCTCGTGCTGGAGCGCGACATCATCGGCGAGGAGGCCGAGCACCGGCGCGGCGTGCCGCAGAGCAAGCACCCGCACTTCCTGCTCAACTCCGGGCGGCGGGCGCTCAACCAGATCTACCCCGGGTTCGAGGACGGACTGATCGACGCCGGCGGACTGCACCTGATGCCGTCGCAGGCCGCCGCGCACTGCGAGGGCGCAGGCTGGGTCCCGCGCGGCGAGACGACCATGACGATGGTCTTCTCCTCGCGCCTGCTCATCGAGCGGACGCTGCGCGACAAGATGGCGCAGGTCGCCAACATCGTCGTCGAGGAGGGGGTCAGCGTCGCCGGCCTGGAAACCGTCGGTGATCCGGCCGGCGACGGCCGCGTCACCGGCGTGTGGGTCACCGGCGGGGAGGCCGGGCGCCGCCTGGTCGAGGCGGATCTCGTCGTCGACGCCCTGGGCCGCGGCTCGGCGGTGTCGAAGTGGTTGGAGAAGGCCGGATGGCCCGAGGTGCCCGTCCAATCCCTCGACGCCGGCGTCACCTACACCTCGCGCTGGTACCAGAAGCCGGCCGACCTGCCCGACGAATGGTGGTGGGAGCAGATGTCGGTCATGCCGACCGCCGACACCGGACCGCATCCGCCCGAGCACGACTTCCTGTGCCAGATCTTCCCCATCGAACGCGACCGCGTCCTGGTCACGATGGGTTCGTGGGGCCACCCGATGCCGCGCGAGGAGGACGAGTTCGTCGAGGCCACCCGCAAGGTCCGTGCGCCCGCCTTCGGCGCGGCCGTCGCGCAGTGCGAGCCGATCTCCAAGGTGTTCGTCACCAAGTCCACCGGCAACCGCCGTCGCCGCTACGACCGACTCGACCACCCGCCGGCCGGGCTGGTCGTCATCGGCGACGCGATCTGCGGGTTCAACCCCTTCTACGCGCAGGGGATGAGTTCGGCGGGCAAGTCGGCGGTCCTGCTCGGCGAGCGGCTGGGGGCGACGGATCGGATCGACGCCGACTTCACCACCGGCTACTTCGCCGCGCAGCGCCAACTCCTCGACGACATCTGGACGCTGGCCCTGGCCCGCGACCAGGGTTACGAGAACGCCGAGGGCACCGAGATCCCGCCGCGGTGGCGCCAGCGACTGGCCTACCGGGCGTCCTGGCCGATCTTCAACCACATCTCGGCGACCACCCGCGAGGACAAGAAGGTCGAGCAACACTTCACCGCGGTCTTCAACCTCGACGAGTCGGTGACCGACATGGTCAAGAGCCCGCGCGTCCTCGCCGGGCTGGCCTGGTTCGGCGTCAAACGGCTCTTCGGCCGCACCCGCAAGCCGCTGGGCTACGACTCGCAGCAGAACCCGCCGTCGGACATCTGGCGCGACGGCAAACCGGTGCCGGGCGGCCGTGCGCAGCGCCTGGGCAAGCCGAGCCAGACCGCCGGCGTCGCAGGCTGA
- a CDS encoding TetR/AcrR family transcriptional regulator, producing MRTRGWQGDIPADSDEARERILAAASRCVTRFGLHKTRLADVAAEAGVTRQTVYRYFSSVNDMLAAVAADGVVDFLDRMGEALAQVRTPADAVVETIVYCLDVLPTEPALGLMLRAGETEFFTTGATSSSAIELGAEMLRRLPVDWVGHGYDDEAMTGLAELVMRIWLSFQMYPNHPARSADEMRAFLRRWVVPHPDAVSASR from the coding sequence GTGAGAACTCGCGGATGGCAGGGTGACATTCCCGCGGACTCCGACGAGGCCCGCGAGCGGATCCTTGCCGCGGCGTCGCGGTGCGTCACCCGTTTCGGATTGCACAAGACCCGCCTGGCCGATGTTGCGGCCGAGGCGGGGGTCACCCGGCAGACGGTCTACCGGTACTTCTCGTCGGTCAACGACATGTTGGCCGCCGTCGCCGCCGACGGCGTGGTCGACTTCCTCGACCGGATGGGGGAGGCGCTCGCGCAGGTGCGCACCCCGGCCGACGCCGTCGTCGAGACGATCGTCTACTGCCTCGACGTGCTGCCCACCGAACCCGCGCTCGGGTTGATGCTGCGGGCCGGGGAGACCGAGTTCTTCACCACCGGCGCGACCTCGTCGAGTGCGATCGAACTCGGTGCGGAGATGCTGCGCCGGCTGCCGGTGGACTGGGTGGGCCACGGGTACGACGACGAGGCGATGACCGGGCTGGCCGAACTGGTGATGCGCATCTGGTTGAGCTTCCAGATGTACCCGAACCACCCGGCGCGCTCGGCCGACGAGATGCGCGCGTTCCTCCGCCGTTGGGTGGTGCCGCACCCCGACGCGGTCAGCGCCTCCCGCTGA
- the nhaA gene encoding Na+/H+ antiporter NhaA: MNRPGPAETAFDAGSTRETLRVAELLRKETVGGFLLVGAAVVALVVANSPLKDAYARLRDTVVGYAPWHLNLSLGQWAADGLLAVFFFLVGLELKRELVDGELRSPRTALVPVVAAFGGVAVPALIYLAVNAGGPGVHGWAIPTATDIAFAVAVLAVVGSRLPASLRLFLLTLAVVDDLIAILIIAVVYTDRLSWAPLALGLVPIAAFGLLAHRFADWFAVHGWAAWAVLLPLGIIAWGFLHASGIHATIAGVLLGFAVPVHRGRTPVVGDDGLAGQFEHRFRPLSAGFAVPVFAFFAAGVDIGAGGTFTDALTDPVGIGIMAGLLLGKPIGITATTWLTLTLSRSRLGPGVRWPDVIGVSVLAGIGFTVSLLVAELTFADDPARGDHAKIAVLTASTTAAVLAAALLYVRGRVSGRR; this comes from the coding sequence TTGAACCGCCCAGGACCCGCCGAGACCGCGTTCGACGCCGGGTCGACACGCGAAACCCTGCGCGTCGCGGAGCTGCTGCGCAAAGAGACGGTCGGCGGGTTTCTGCTCGTCGGGGCCGCCGTCGTCGCGCTGGTCGTCGCCAACAGTCCGCTGAAGGACGCCTACGCGCGGCTGCGCGACACCGTCGTCGGCTATGCCCCGTGGCATCTGAACCTCTCGCTCGGGCAGTGGGCCGCCGACGGGCTGCTCGCCGTCTTCTTCTTCCTCGTCGGACTGGAACTCAAACGCGAGCTCGTCGACGGCGAGTTGCGCTCCCCGCGCACCGCCCTGGTCCCGGTCGTGGCCGCGTTCGGCGGGGTCGCGGTCCCCGCACTGATCTATCTCGCCGTCAACGCCGGTGGGCCCGGCGTGCACGGGTGGGCGATCCCCACCGCCACCGACATCGCGTTCGCGGTCGCCGTCCTCGCCGTCGTCGGGTCGCGGCTGCCCGCCTCGCTGCGGCTGTTCCTGCTGACCCTCGCCGTGGTCGACGACCTCATCGCCATCCTCATCATCGCGGTCGTCTACACCGATCGGCTGTCCTGGGCGCCGCTGGCGCTCGGGCTGGTGCCGATCGCGGCATTCGGCCTGCTCGCCCACCGCTTCGCCGACTGGTTCGCGGTGCACGGCTGGGCCGCCTGGGCGGTGCTGTTGCCGCTGGGGATTATCGCCTGGGGCTTCCTGCACGCCTCGGGGATCCACGCCACGATCGCCGGCGTGCTGCTGGGTTTTGCCGTGCCGGTCCACCGGGGTCGGACACCGGTTGTCGGCGACGACGGGTTGGCCGGACAATTCGAGCACCGCTTCCGGCCCCTGTCGGCGGGCTTCGCGGTGCCGGTGTTCGCCTTCTTCGCGGCCGGGGTCGACATCGGCGCGGGCGGCACCTTCACCGATGCCCTGACCGACCCGGTGGGCATCGGAATCATGGCCGGGCTGCTGCTGGGCAAACCGATCGGCATCACCGCCACGACCTGGCTGACCCTCACCCTGTCGCGAAGCCGACTCGGCCCGGGGGTGCGCTGGCCCGACGTCATCGGGGTATCGGTACTGGCCGGGATCGGTTTCACCGTCTCGCTGCTGGTCGCCGAACTCACCTTTGCCGACGATCCCGCGCGCGGAGACCATGCCAAGATCGCGGTCCTCACCGCGTCGACCACAGCGGCGGTGCTGGCCGCCGCCCTCCTCTATGTCCGGGGCCGGGTCAGCGGGAGGCGCTGA